GCAAGGCACAATGTGGTGTGCCCGCTTGACCATTGTTTGGCAATTTTATTGTTAGTCGTACGATGGCCTCAGTATATCCAAGTGGCTTCCAACATATGGACCTCGACAGTACCCCGTTCGTTCGTGTATTGACGGCCAAGGTGACGGCTTTCGGCTGGACGTGCTCACCGTGTACCTCTCCAAGTCGCTGCATGAACAGACACATTCGTATTGCGCGGTATATCGTGCATCGTCAGCCGGCAGATGTTTGGAGCCAAAACCCTAGTCACCGTGGCGCTGAGAGTCTTCGCGATGGACCGCCACGGATGTACAGCAGAAATTTAAGGATGCGAACCGACTTGGGCGACATTGTTTACCCCACAAATAAGCCGAGCTTTTGCCAACCGTGGGGTCCCCATGGTTATATGTTTGTGTCATCATCTGGCATATACCAAGAGCGACATTCATCAATCAGCAGACCTTGGACAACGACAGCAAACGCTAGGCACGCTCAACAACAAGACGTGCAGGCGGAGTACAGCGTGAAGGATTGCTGGAGTGCGACCGACCCCGCACCGCCATTCCTGGAGTTGCACCCTTAGGCTTCTGTGGCGCCGGCAGCGGCTTGCGAGAGGAGCTTAAGTCTACGACAAGGGTTTGGCGCAAATAGATGACGATGTACAGACGGCAGCAGTCTGGTGCAATGACGGCTGCAAATTTTCACTCCATTCGCTCAAGGGAGACGGGACGCATCCACGCGTGCCGAGGTGGAGCCCCATGACATGGAGTACGGATGTACTTCTGCAAGGAAAGTCTTGGGAAAGTGGAGAGCTGCGAGCTTAGCTGGTGTTGAGGCCTGAAAGGACAGCGACGGTGCCATAGCTAGATGCGCTACTCCGGAGGCTTCGGGCCTTGCTCCATCGAGTCGCTGGGAAACCGGGGTGCGATCAGCAGGGCACTGCTGACAATCTCCGCATGGAGAGGCATCGCTCCACGATTGCGGAACTAATCAGcgggtagcttagtagctaCTTCCCTGTCGTAGCCTCCCATAAAGCTCCCAATGTCTCTCCGACTGTGACGTTGCGTGACCCAGGACTTTCATCCTGTCACCTGTCGACAGCTGCGTAGGAACATCATTTTTAATTTCAGCGTCGCCCTGACAGCACCGCCGACGTCATGTATTGGCTCGCACAAGCATTTCTGGCCATCGGCTTGGTCCAGGCCCAAACGGTATGTACAAACATGTGTTCCCGCAAAacacaacagcaacaacatcAATCGCACATTGAAGCATTGCATCAGCTGTAGAGATGCTGCCAGATATAGCGTTTCTTGTTGCAGGGCTTTTCCCATTCCTCAAAGTTGATTCGCGCCCGGCTCTGAAGCTTGTTGCGGCCTACAGCTAATTGCAACACAGTACCCAACCACAACGAACCCTACCAACAGTTCGAGCCCTTTGAACAATGCAGAGAGTCCACCATTCTATCCCAGTCCATGGATTGAAGGAACTGGGGATTGGGCTGTGCGTATCATCCTGAACACAATCCTGATTTCCCACTAACAAATACTTCAGGAAGCTTATGCTAAGGCCCAAGCCTTTGTTCGTCAATTGACCCTCCTTGAGAAGGTTAACCTCACAACCGGTACTGGCTGGCAGAGCGACAACTGTGTCGGTAACGTAGGCGAGATCCCGCGCTTGGGCTTCAAGGCTCTTTGTATGCAGGACAGCCCTGTAGGCGTTCGCTTCGCCGACTACGTCTCTGCCTTCCCCGCAGGTGGCACCGTTGCTGCATCATGGGATCGCAGCGAGTTTTACCGTCGAGGATACCAAATGGGTCAGGAGCACCGCAGCAAGGGTGTTGATGTTCAGCTCGGTCCCGTCGTTGGCCCAATTGGGCGCAACCCCAAGGGTGGTGTAAGTTTTGACAGAGGCGAATGCTTTGAAGCCACTGCTAACTCCAACCAGCGCAACTGGGAGGGCTTTTCCCCAGACCCATACCTGTCTGGTCATGCTGTCGCCGAGACCGTTCGTGGTATCCAGGATGCTGGTGTCATTGCTTGCACCAAGCACTACATTCTGAACGAACAGGAGCACTTCCGCTCGCCAGGAAACTTCCAGGACCAGGGCTTTGTTGATGCTATCAGCTCCAATGTCGATGACAAGACTCTGCATGAGCTGTACCTCTGGCCGTTCGCCGATGCTGTACGCGCTGGCACAGGCTCGATCATGTGTTCTTACAACAAGGCGAACAACTCTCAGGTTTGTCAAAACTCGTACCTGCAAAACTACATCTTAAAGGGCGAGCTTGGCTTCCAGGGTTTCATCATGTCTGACTGGGACGCTCAACACAGCGGTGTCTCCTCCACCCAGGCAGGTCTCGATATGACCATGCCCGGAGATACCGACTTCAACTCTGGATTCTCTTTTTGGGGAACCAACCTGACCATCTCCGTGCTCAATGGCACCATTCCTCAATGGCGAATCGACGACGCTGCGACACGTATCATGGCCGCATACTACTACGTTGGTCGCGACCAGGACAATACCACTACCAACTTCAACAGCTGGACTCGTGATACCTACAGCTACCGCAACTTCTACGGCAAGGCTGATTACGAGCTTGTCAACCAGCACGTCGATGTCCGTGGTGAGCACTTCCGTTCTATCCGTTCATCCGCTGCCAAGTCAACCGTCTTGTTGAAGAACAACGGAGTCCTCCCCCTCTCCGGCAACGAGAAGTGGACTGCAGTCTTCGGTAACGATGCTGGCGATAACGCGTACGGACCCAACGGCTGCGCCGACCGTGGCTGTGACGACGGAACTCTCGCCATGGGCTGGGGTTCAGGCACATCTGAGTTCCCGTACCTTGTTACTCCTCTCGATGCTATCAAGCGTGAGGTTGGTGACAACGGTGGTGTTGTGACCTCTGTCACCGACAACTGGGCCTACGCTCAGATTCAGGCTATGGCCGCCCAGGCCAGCATTGCCATCGTCTTCGTCAATGCTGACTCGGGTGAGGGCTACATCACGGTCGACACGAACTTTGGCGACCGCAACAATCTCACCATTTGGCAGGACGGCGACATTCTGATTCAGAACGTGTCAGCGCTTTGCAACAACACCATTGTGGTGATCCACTCTGTTGGCCCTGTTTTGGTGAACTCATTCTACGAGTCCGAGAACGTCACAGCCATCTTGTGGGCTGGTCTCCCTGGCCAGGAATCTGGCAACGCCATTGCCGACATTCTTTACGGCCGCGTCAACCCCGGTGGCAAGCTGCCTTTTACATTCGGCACTTCCGCTGAAGAGTATGGCCCGGATCTAATCTACACCCCCATTGCCGGCAACGACTCTGTTCAAGACAACTTCGAGGAGGGTGTCTTCATCGACTACCGCGCCTTTGACCAGAAGAACGTTACACCTGTCTACGAGTTCGGGTTTGGCTTGTCCTACACTACCTTCTCGTACGCCAATCTTGCGGTCCAAAAGCACGACGCTGGCGCTTACACGCCAACAACGGGCCAAACGATTGCCGCTCCTACGTTGGGCAACTTCAGCACAGACCTGAACGAGTACCAGTGGCCTGCCAACCTGACCCGCGAGGGTACCTTCATCTACCCGTACCTGAACAGCACCGACTTGGCCGAAGCCTCGTTCGACCCCGAGTACGGCCTGAACTACACATGGCCCGCCGGCTCGTCCGACGGTTCGCCTCAGCCACGCATCGCCGCCGGCGGTGCACCTGGTGGAAACCCGCAGCTGTGGGACGTGCTCTTCAGCGTCAGCGCCTCCATCACCAACAACGGCACGCTCTCTGGTGACGAGGTCGTGCAGCTCTATCTCAGCCTTGGCGGACCCGAGGACCCCGTTGTCGTCCTCCGCGGTTTCGACAGGTTGAACATCAAGCCCAACCAGACTGTTACCTTCCGCGCCGACATCACCCGTCGCGATGTATCCAACTGGGAGACTGAGACGCAAAACTGGGTCATCACCGAGCATCCCAAGAAGATCTACGTCGGTGCTTCGTCGAGGAAGCTCTATCTTGAGGCCGACCTTGATCTGTCTGACTACCAGTCATGATGGTGTTGCAATCACAAATCTGGAGGATTGATACAGAGGGAAGCTAAAGTAGGGATATGTAGAGTGCGTTGATTACTCGATGATGATGATCATCATCAACACAATCATAACGAGCAATGCGTATCAACATCTGGACCAAGAAATTCGTGCTCTGATGCAAGGTGCGATGATATTCATGCCATGTTAGCTAAAGCCCTAGCTGCACTCAACACTGCCACTAATGCCTACCGCCACTAGGCGCCGCCGCCGTATTCTGTTGCTCCTCGACTCTCTGCACAACACCAAACCGCTTGTTACCTTGATCAAAGATGGCGTAGACAGCCTTCAACCACGTATCACCCAGGATATCGAATCTTGAGTTTCCTCTGGACTGAATCCCGCCATATTGCATACCGTTCCCTACTCTTGCGAAACCGAGATCCTCCTTCTGGACTTCAAATTGCTTGTCACTAACCGCAAAGGTGACTCTGGGAAGCTTGTCCAAAGGGGTTCCGATAGGGAAGATCCAGCCTTGATTCTTCTCGTCGAACTTTGCACCCGGAATAGCTTCATAGATCTGCTTACACAGGTCATCACTAACCAGCGCGAGTGTAGTTCCTGTATCAGCAATAGCCGTGTTGGCACCCCGGTCGATGATCTTGCCGTTGATGGAGGCAGAAGGTGAGGCGAACTGCCAGAATCCTTTGGATGTATCGATCCCGACGTAGTAGGGCTCTTTGACGCCGCAGCGATCGAGAACCTCTTGGTCGATATAGCCAAATGTGTAGAAGGATTCACCTTTGTCTGCATCTTGTTTGTCGCGCCACGAGCCGAGATAGCAGGTGAAGAGTTCTTGGTCTTTGTGGATATCATCCTGATAGATCTAGAGGGAAGAGCTGTCAGTACGGGGACTGCTTCCGTATCTGCGTAGCACAAAGACGTACCATGTTCTCAACAGGCGTGGCAACTGCTTTGGGCTTTACACTATTGATCTTTCCAAATGCAAGGCCGAGGAGGCCATCGCCTGCGCTCTTCGTAAACTGAGCAGAGAGCTTGGTAGCAAGTTCAATGGCTTGGTTTTCAATGCAAAGACCGCCCAATGTGACACTGTCTGTGCCGACCACACCAGAGGCAGTTGATCCGTCGCCGTACCTGATCTTCCATGAGCTGCCAGAGACCTTTTTGAAAGAGGTAGACATCTTAAAGTTGAACATGTTGTGTTTGCCGCCAGACGCAGTAGCCTTGGTCTTCGAATCGAGCATGGTCGACCACAACTGCGTGCGAGAGATTAGCCAGAACACCAAGGGTACGATATGTACCGGCCAACACACCTAGAGATCTGAGCTGCCTGTATCGAAGTGCAAGTTCAGTGTCTGTGGTGGTGTTCCAATCTCGACGGGACAGATGTAAAGGGCGTCGTTCTGTTGATCCTCGGCCTTGACTTCGCCTGGTTTGCCATCTTCTCCGACCTTGCGCAGCACAGGCTTGGTTTCCTTCTTGTTCTTCGGCCTGAAGGCGTTCTTGAAAGACCGTTTCTTCTCTTCGATTTTCTGGAAAGGGCCAGCGGTGGTAGGCGCGAAGTCATACTTTTCCAACAGACTTGCGTATGAGGCGACGCCTGCTTTGTCGTAGGCAGGGTTAGGCAGGACATTGATGCGCTTGAGATTCGACATAGGGCAGTGAGGTGTTATCGATACGAAGAGGAAGAGTGATAGGCTCGTTGATTGCTAGCGATGTAGGGTGAAGTGGGTATCTCGTTAAAAGTAGTCGAAGTGCAGCCACCCTCAAATAAGGCAGTCGCACCTATTAATGCACACTTCTTGACGCCAACCGCGATTGCACGAGAATACACATTGCCAAACTACTCGAACGTGGTCTTCTTGCCTGATCCCTCCACGATGGCCTGACTTGCTCTCTGAGCGTTCATGTGAGCTGAGCCACTCTTGATTGACCTTGGATCGACCTTTTTGCCGGGCTGAATGCTGTTTGGGCCATTCTTAGGTGCGCGCGGCTCGCGCGGCTCCCTCCTTCCACCCTGTCTGTCATTACCACCGCCAAAGTTCTTCCAGCGGTCTGGATTTACGCCATCGATTGGCTCTGCTGGCTTGTCCTTGCCGTACCGCTTGTTGTAACGTGTTGTGGAGTCTTCCGCAAATTCGCAACGCATCTCTCGCCCGTTTAGCTTGTTAAGCAGCCACTTTCTCCTCTTTGTTGGGTTCTTGACTTCAGTCTCTTCATCGCCAGAGCCGTCTGtggccttcttcttattGGCTTTCAGCTCGGCCTCTGTCTTCATGACGAAACCCTGGACAGCGCAGGTAGCAGCCTCGACGTCTCCAAACGTCACCCAGGCGTAGCCTTTGCATTTACCCGAGTCCTCGAAAGTCGCCATATGTATGTTCTCAATCGACCCACACGGGTTGTAGTGCGCTGTAAGATCTTCCTTGGTAACATCGAATGAGAGGTTTCCAACGAAAACACGCTTGTTCGGTGGGTGACCGCCTGCCTTGCCAACAGGCTTTCCGCGACCACCGCTCTCTTCCCCTTCCACCTTTGGCTTGTCAGGTCGACCTTCGAAACTCTTCGCGTTCTTGATGAGTAGTGCGCGACCGTCCATCTTGGTCTCTGTCATTGCGATGGCTGCGTACATGGCGAGCTCGGTCGAGAAGTCGACGTATGCAAAGCCCTTGTTGTTTGGCTTGGTCGTCCAATGAGCGGGGACTGGCTTTGTGGATGGAGGCATGTGCACCCTGGTAATCTGCTCTGTCTTGATCTCGGTGTTCTCCATGATGAAGCTGCGCAGCGAGTCCTTGGTGGCAGACCAGGGCAAATTGCCAATCCAGACACCGAATTCTGAGCGCTTCTCTTCGCCTCTTTTCACATCACCAACAGTGCCCTCTGTTGTTGCGTCTGTAGACGGCTCGTTTCCGACAGCAGCAGGCTTGGGGTTGAgctttgccttcttcgcAGCACGGGCAGCTTTCTTGGAGGTCGGTTCGGGAAGGTCGATGTCGACGACAATCTCCTCGGGGAGAATTTCGCGCTTGCGCTTCTTTGCCGGTGTCTCCGTCATCTCGTCGTCTGAGGCTGATTCGGCGACTTTCGACTTGGACTTTGAGCTTTTCTTTTccttcttttctttcttttccttcttttccttcttctccttctttgcGGCCCTCTTTACTTCCTCCTGCGAGCTCATATCGGTGTCTGACATCTTGGATGTCTGTATGCGGAGGAGCTGCTGGATTCGAACTTTTCCTGCAACGCAGATTTCCAGCCCAGAAAAAATGGTGGGGCCCGGCTTAGGTAACTGCAGTAGCGTGCCGCGTGGGGCCAATCTCCATGCATGCGGACCACGACCAGCGTCACGGGGCTGCGAGAGCCTTGGGTCAGAAGTATGGCCTGTTCGCGCAAGAGCTCAGATTGATTCCATTCACTATAGCCATTTGCAAACCTGGAGCCACCGGATGTCGGTCGCTAGGATGCACGAAGAATGCACCTTCAATGTTGATGGGTTGCATTGCGTTAGCTCTTGGACAACCGTGGTAGTGATCAGATGATCATGTAGCGGTCAAGTCGGACTAACGTGAAGTCAAATATTGACTATTGGAACATGTGCACTCCCCTCGCCGGGAGTGGTGAACAAAAGGCGCTTGCGTCACACCTGTGGTACTCGTCTTTCTGAGCCGGGCCGCCCTTGCTATCGCGCACCGGTGAAACCTTATCGTGCCCTCCCCTCACGTGCAGCTGCTGTAGCATCATCGACAAATCGACTGCAGTAAGCAGCGCAACAACAGAAAACCTCTGGAACCGTCTGTTTTGGAATGCTCTTGAGGCAGACAACTAGCACTGACGACTCGCTGTTAGCCACATATTAATAGTGTATTCTGCTGCCTGCAACGAGCTAGGCGTTGCAGTGGAACCGCGGTTGACGTGCTCGCATCACGTTTAGAGCGCCCGAGCTAGGCAGCCGCAGCTACTACCGCTTCCCCAGTCCCAGCTACCTCACCTTCTCCGCCTCCAGCCTCCAGCCTCCAACCTCGACTTGCACCCACCTGCACCGCCCAGCAGCATCCTCTCTCGCCAGCTGCTATCTTCACGCAGTCCCGCGCCGCAGCGAGTCTGCAGCGCCGCTCTCTTCTATCCTTGCCAACCGTCGATTGCCGTCGGCTGCCTCACTCGCCCGCCATGGCTGCCACCAACAACGCCATCACGCTGGATACG
This genomic interval from Ascochyta rabiei chromosome 5, complete sequence contains the following:
- a CDS encoding Beta-glucosidase; this translates as MYWLAQAFLAIGLVQAQTYPTTTNPTNSSSPLNNAESPPFYPSPWIEGTGDWAEAYAKAQAFVRQLTLLEKVNLTTGTGWQSDNCVGNVGEIPRLGFKALCMQDSPVGVRFADYVSAFPAGGTVAASWDRSEFYRRGYQMGQEHRSKGVDVQLGPVVGPIGRNPKGGRNWEGFSPDPYLSGHAVAETVRGIQDAGVIACTKHYILNEQEHFRSPGNFQDQGFVDAISSNVDDKTLHELYLWPFADAVRAGTGSIMCSYNKANNSQVCQNSYLQNYILKGELGFQGFIMSDWDAQHSGVSSTQAGLDMTMPGDTDFNSGFSFWGTNLTISVLNGTIPQWRIDDAATRIMAAYYYVGRDQDNTTTNFNSWTRDTYSYRNFYGKADYELVNQHVDVRGEHFRSIRSSAAKSTVLLKNNGVLPLSGNEKWTAVFGNDAGDNAYGPNGCADRGCDDGTLAMGWGSGTSEFPYLVTPLDAIKREVGDNGGVVTSVTDNWAYAQIQAMAAQASIAIVFVNADSGEGYITVDTNFGDRNNLTIWQDGDILIQNVSALCNNTIVVIHSVGPVLVNSFYESENVTAILWAGLPGQESGNAIADILYGRVNPGGKLPFTFGTSAEEYGPDLIYTPIAGNDSVQDNFEEGVFIDYRAFDQKNVTPVYEFGFGLSYTTFSYANLAVQKHDAGAYTPTTGQTIAAPTLGNFSTDLNEYQWPANLTREGTFIYPYLNSTDLAEASFDPEYGLNYTWPAGSSDGSPQPRIAAGGAPGGNPQLWDVLFSVSASITNNGTLSGDEVVQLYLSLGGPEDPVVVLRGFDRLNIKPNQTVTFRADITRRDVSNWETETQNWVITEHPKKIYVGASSRKLYLEADLDLSDYQS
- a CDS encoding Nucleolar protein 13 — translated: MSDTDMSSQEEVKRAAKKEKKEKKEKKEKKEKKSSKSKSKVAESASDDEMTETPAKKRKREILPEEIVVDIDLPEPTSKKAARAAKKAKLNPKPAAVGNEPSTDATTEGTVGDVKRGEEKRSEFGVWIGNLPWSATKDSLRSFIMENTEIKTEQITRVHMPPSTKPVPAHWTTKPNNKGFAYVDFSTELAMYAAIAMTETKMDGRALLIKNAKSFEGRPDKPKVEGEESGGRGKPVGKAGGHPPNKRVFVGNLSFDVTKEDLTAHYNPCGSIENIHMATFEDSGKCKGYAWVTFGDVEAATCAVQGFVMKTEAELKANKKKATDGSGDEETEVKNPTKRRKWLLNKLNGREMRCEFAEDSTTRYNKRYGKDKPAEPIDGVNPDRWKNFGGGNDRQGGRREPREPRAPKNGPNSIQPGKKVDPRSIKSGSAHMNAQRASQAIVEGSGKKTTFE